The sequence GCTAATTGAGCTAGGATCTAGTTTATATGGCGACGACCATGACGGTCCCTTATCGGAAATTGAATCGGCGAGCGCACGGTTGCGTTTGCAGAAGCCTGATTGCGAGCAAGTCTTGAAATTCTCGTGCTTAACCATGACTATAAGTAGAGCAGTTAAAGTCAGACAGTGTGATTTCGACGGTTTTGATGCTTGAACTTACGGCCGGGGACGACAAGGCATGAGAGTATGACGATGGCCACCAGGGTCAATGACCATACTGGAGCCCGGGAAGGCGCCATGAGGCGTCGATGAGAACCGAGAATTCAATTAATTTGAAAAAGACAAGGAGAATACATGTGAAATAATTAAATCATTAGCAGCAGTAATTGATGCTCTCAAAAGTACGAAGGCCAGATTCGTACCTTTGATCCGTGGAGGCTTTCGAGCAAGTTGTCCTATATAACACAGtgtttactccgtactccgtcgATGTTCCAAGGTGCTTCATGGAAAGTTTGCTTGGCAGTCTTAACTAACAGCCGCCCTAACTCCGCTGCAGGATTTTAGCGCCGTTGGCCAGCATCAACCGATTTTCAAAATCCTCTGCCCCTCATCCATCCCACACACACAACTGCTCTCTGACTCTCTGCTCTGAACCAATTGATATAGAGGTTCTATAATATTACATTCACAATGTCTCTTGAACAGACGTGAGTCTTCCCTGGGTGTTCATCGTCCTGTCCTTGCCTAACCGGAATTTTACAGTTTCATCGCCATCAAGCCAGATGGTGTCCAGGTACGCGGGGTCCTGCTCTGAACAAACTGCCCCTCCTCGCACGCCACAACCATATGACACAGCGAATCATTCCCCTAAAAGCCAGAATGCTGATATTTTTACTTTCAGCGCGGACTCGTCGGCCCAATCATCAGCCGATTCGAAAACCGCGGGTGCGTAGAGGTCCTGTGAGGATGGAGGGGCACCAGAGCTTAGTATATGAATAGATACAAACTCGTCGCTATGAAGCTTGTGTCTCCATCCAAGGAGCACTTGGAGAAGCATTATGCTGATCTCTCCGACAAGCCTTTCTTCAAGGGCCTCGTCACCTGTTAGAACTTTCCCGACTCTCTCACCTTCCACCATGTTAATCTGGTTTTAGACATGTTGAGCGGCCCCATCTGCGCTATGGTCTGGGAAGGTCGTGATGCCGTCAAGACCGGCCGAAGTATGTATTCCCCAAACTCATCTTCAAAATTCCATGTATGCTAATTGTCTCCCTCAGCCATCCTCGGTGCCACCAACCCTCTTGCCTCTGCTCCAGGCACCATCCGGGGTGATTATGCCATTGTGAGTCAAAACCAGGTTAGCTTCATTGGGTAACACCATCCACTGACCCAAATATGTTTAGGATGTTGGCCGTAACGTCTGCCACGGATCTGACAGCGTCGAGAACGCCAAGAAGGAAATTGCTTTGTGGTTCAGCGAGGGAGAACTCATCAAGTACAAGCACAGCCAGCACGAGTGGATCTATGAGGCATAGATTGTCGAAAGTCCATTTTAGATAGCCCCGATGTTGGGATTGGGGACATTAGAACAAAACCAAAGGCTGGTATCGGGCCGATAATGCCGCCTTTTATAAAATGACATTGCAAGTTTGAATTCCAAAACCAGTTATATTCCGTGGGTGCCATTTATTATCGACAAATGCAACCCGTATGGTACAAGAGCAACGTTAGGCGGATCGTCATGGTTTCTTTTTCAAATTCCCAAGCAAGCTTCGCGCCCCCCGTCCGACAGGGCCAAGTATATGTCTCGCGAACCATGGAGTTGCCCATATGCTCGCTATGATTCGGGCCGGTAGCATAGCCTTCGTAATTGCGTAGGCAGTTGCAAACTCAAGGATTAAGCGCATTCCCTGAGAAGCATTGGCATTTGCGGCAGAGTCTGCGACACTATTTCCCCGTTCACTGACATTATTGGCATTTCCCTCCGTCACACCACTCTCGACCCATCCTTTTCTCCGCAGCCATTTTCCGAATTTCTTCACGCCCTCGTCGAACGCGCTATTTCCCTCCTCGTCGCCCAAGGAGGGCATCCAACCGCCATAGTGGAATACTCCAACAAGCCCAAAAAGGGGTACGACAGCAGTTATTTCATGAAGTATGAGAAAGGATGTTATATGGGCGACTGGTGCGTTGACGAGAGGTGCAGTGTATTGTTGAAGAAACCGAGGTAGTCGCTGATTGAGTTTTTCAAACCGACCACGCATCTGAGAGTTCGGTGAGGAAGTGCGGGGAGAGGAGTAGTGCCGACATGCTGTTTTTGAGGTCTGATGAAGGGAGACGCGGGTGGAGAAAAGGCTATGAAAGAGCGAAGAAGGTTTCATTACTCCGTATGGTCTGGTCAAAATGCAGATATGGTGGAAATCACACAAATCCTGTCAGCATCTGCACACCGCCTCCTTCGTGTCACACAAGCGCAATGGAGATAACTTCACAGATAACAAAATTGGATCAGTTAACTCTTCTGAGAGACCCAAGAGGATAGAAAGTATAATAGTGAAAGATATAAGTTGAGCGCAGCCATTCAGGGTTCCACCTCTTCCCAGGATCGCAAAAATAATAGAGCAGATGGATTTGCTTCTACAGAAACACTCCACTCATGTGGATTGGCTTGTGTGGGGTTTGCGGCAAAGTTGGAAAAGCAATTGGCAATGTCAATCAGCTTGCAACACGAGCCTTGACGACGATCAGTTTGACCATAAATCCACTTGGTTTTGTGTCTTGATCATCTGTAAGACAATGTTCGTGACCATTCCGCGCTCGCGAAACCACACATGCGCTCCTCAGTCAGCTTGGCTGAAATTACTAACTAACTGAACGGAGTACTTGGTACGGACTTTTGTCTTTAGCTGGAAGTCTGGTGAGCCCCCGCCAACCGAAGCGCCGAATGCAGGCGCCTGCAGCCCTAACTTATGCCTCAGCCTGCCCGGTTCTGGGGGACGAAAGCTAATTCTTTACCCCCAGCTTGGAAATCTACAGCCTTCCGGGCGTCCATGGTCTGTGAACTAGTCAAACTGGTTTCCACCAAGCCCTGGGGCTTGGTGATCCTCGACTTTTATTCCGTTTCCATGTCTCAACTTCAGTCACCACCAACAAGGTGACCCTGAATATGCAATTTTTCTGATAGGCCATTTGCATGAAGCTACTATTCCCATTCTTTTGTAGCGGTAGAAAAGAGGCTTGCCCGGTCGAAGATCCTTCAGTACACAAGCTCTAACTGGCAAGGCATATCAAGCTTCAGCTTACTCCCATCTTTGCCCGTGCGAGATGAAATGAGTCGCCATGCAGTGACGGGAAGTACGGAACCGGAGACAAATATTTCATTCCAAACACGAAGAGAGTAGACGTAAAGGATAATAGCTGTGTTTCGATGGAATCTCAAGCTAGGAGCATTTGGCTTGGGCGGGGAACTGGTCCCGTCTGGCGGCGCAGGTTGACTGCCTATTCAAAAGTTAGTGCCCCGATATATCAACCCACTCTACCACGGCATTAACATTAAGTAGCCCGGCTGCGTGCCTGAGTACCGGATTGGAGGTCTCAGCGAAAAGAGCGGCAGATACATGGACGACAAGGGAAACATTCGCGACGGAGGAAACTGCATTGAGCTGGACCATTTGTATCTCGGTGCGCCTGGAGTGGAGCAGCAATTTGATGTCCGTCTCATGTCAGTTCGATTCGATATATTCTAACTGTGACGGTTGCAGCCATGTCCCATCAGAGTTCCGAGAGAACGCCTGCGGGCAGATTGGAGACATTAATCAAAAGATGCAActtttgtgtgtgtgtgtgcgcgCGGTGCTAAGCAGGGAGTAGCTTAGAAGCAGATGTGCTTTGTGCTTCATTTCATTCAGAGATTGCTTCCAGTCAAGTCTTTTTTCTTGCAATGTTTGGTTGTATCCTAAGCCTTGTTTGAATCATCAGGAGACATTATGGAGCCCGGAGTCATTATAAACACGCGCACTTTCATTGGATCCTTGGAAATCTAGCACACACCTCAGAGGTGCTAAACTAGATAGCTTATGGGAGTAATTGGAAATAGGCTATGAAATCCTTGCCCACTAACCAACTAGTAAGTCAGTTATGGAGGACTCCGTAGAAGCTGGAAGTATGGCGCACAGAGTACTTGTAACTCGGTAGGTACACAGTTagatatgtatgtactccgtaccccaGAGTAACTATGGAGAAACTAActaagttagttaactagttacctAAGCTTGGTGAATGTTTGTTGGTAAGTTAACCAACCAAATCAACTGCACGCAGGCTGGCTGGGAGTCCGTTGGCTCTGCGCTCGGGACTCTGTAACTAACTAGATGGAGagctctgtacggagtaataaCACCAACTACGCTATTAATCCAGTGACAGGGAGTGCATATGTATACTAGTGAGAAGGCCTTGTTTAGATTGATGTGAAAGCATCCTCAATCTTTGTCAGTCTACCCaattttcttcatttttcaCTTCTACTTTGCAGCCACATTAGTTAGTTATGTGTAACTATGAGATCAATCGCTGACCTCTCTCCCCAAAGCTCTCCAGCGAATCTTCCCTCCAACACCCCGCACTAACCGACCTTGTTGTTGACTGCTATCACACACTCGACACTAGGAATAAACAATTCGATCATGGAAAAGATCTCGAATAAGATCGCTGCTCTTCCCGAAGATGCAGACTACTTTTCTCTGGAGTTCTTCCCTCCGAAAACGCAGATGGTGCGTTTGTGAACCTCAGCCCCGCAACCCGGCCGCTTTTTGCCCAACTAGCTAACTGCAGCGCCTTTCCAGGGCTCAGCAAACCTCCAAGCCCGATTAGAGCGTATGTCCCAGGCCCTTCGACCGCTTTTTGTGACCGTGACATGGGGTGCTGGAGGAACCACGGCTACCAAGTCCCTTGAACTTGCGGAAATATGCCAGAGACAATTGGGTTTAACCACATGCCTGCACCTGACATGCACCAATATGAACAGGACTCTAATCGATAGCGCACTGGATGAAGCAAAAGCTCTAGGCATCCGGAATATTCTGGCGCTGCGGGGTGATCCACCCAGGAGTGACGAGTACAACCTTGATGGAGAAGACGATAGCAACAAGGAGTTTACATACGCGGTAGATCTAGTGCGGTATATCCGCAAGAAGCACAGTGATTACTTCTGCATAGGCGTGGCGGCTTATCCAGAAGGTCATTCCGATGAGTCTCATCCTGGTGTTCAAGATCCCGTCAGGGACCTCCCTTATTTGGTTGAGAAAACTAAAGCGGGAGCCGATTTTATCATGACACAATTGACCTACGATCTGGAGGCATATAAAAGATTTGAGTCAATGCTGCGGAATCATGAATCTGGAGTATTCAAGACCATTCCGATTATTCCTGGCGTGATGCCCATTCAGAGCTACCCGAGGCTAACCAGAATCACGAAACTAAGCCACGTCCGCGTCCCACCAGAAATGTTATCTCGAATTGAGGCATGTAAAAAGGACGACGAAGCAGTTAAGAAAGTCGGCGTTGACATTCTGAGCGAGTTGGTTGAAGGAATTAAAACGATTCCAGGCACAGGGCCCCGAGGCCTGCATTTTTATACGCTGAATCTGGAGAAGTCTGTGTCTTTTATCCTTGAGCGATGTAACCTGATACCACCATCATCGGAGGCTTCAAGTGACACAGATTCAGATTCAGTCTTCGCCTCCGGAAACTTGCAAAACGGACTTGGTACAGCGGCAGACAAACCCCCCTTAATATCAAGGCGCCGAGCGTCATCTCTAAATTCTCAACCGCATAACCGCGTAATTGTTGATAGAGCTGATATATCCTCCCAAAGCTCTATCACACATGAAGCATCCGCTCAGGGCGCTGGTATGCCTGCTCTTAACCCTCCTCATCGCAATACAGCCCTACAAATCTCTGAAGGGATGGGAGCACTTGGCCGTGAAGCCACTTGGGATGACTTTCCCAACGGTCGTTGGGGTGATGCTCGCTCACCTGCGTTTGGTGAGATCGATGGATACGGTCCGTCCTTACATGTGACAGCAAATGTTGCCCGTCGATTATGGGGATACCCGACTACCCGCGAAGATATAAATAACATATTTAGGCAGCACGTTTCCGGTGGATTGCACGCAGTCCCCTGGTCTGAAGGAGGCGCCGCAGAGGAAACAGGTGGTTTAAGCCCGGAAACAATCACCATTCGTCCATACTTACTTAGCCTGATAGAAAAGCGAGGTTGGTGGACCCTTGCATCGCAGCCTGCAGTCAGCGGAGTTCGCAGCGATCATCCCATCTTTGGCTGGGGTCCGCCTGGTGAGGGTTTTGTTTTTCAGAAGGCATTCGTGGAGTTCTTCTGCTCTAAGGATGACTATCGCTCACATTTAAAACCGCTACTTCAACGCTATGGCCATGATGAATTTGCGTGGTTTGCGACAAATGCAGCTGGTGATTTCGAATCATCTACATCTTCTTCGATACCGGTTCCTACCGGACCTGTCGATGCCGTTTTCGATGATATGGATAGTTTCCCATCTTCGAATTCCGGCGGAGTTAACGCGGTAACTTGGGGTGTTTTCCGCGGAAAGGAGATCATTACACCTACCATTATCGAGGAAGTTAGCTTCCGGGCATGGGGAGAAGAGGCATTCCGTA is a genomic window of Coccidioides posadasii str. Silveira chromosome 3, complete sequence containing:
- a CDS encoding uncharacterized protein (EggNog:ENOG410PQ65~COG:S), with protein sequence MPSLGDEEGNSAFDEGVKKFGKWLRRKGWVESGVTEGNANNVSERGNSVADSAANANASQGMRLILEFATAYAITKAMLPARIIASIWATPWFARHILGPVGRGARSLLGNLKKKP
- the NDK1 gene encoding nucleoside diphosphate kinase (EggNog:ENOG410PHRW~COG:F~BUSCO:14755at33183), which encodes MSLEQTFIAIKPDGVQRGLVGPIISRFENRGYKLVAMKLVSPSKEHLEKHYADLSDKPFFKGLVTYMLSGPICAMVWEGRDAVKTGRTILGATNPLASAPGTIRGDYAIDVGRNVCHGSDSVENAKKEIALWFSEGELIKYKHSQHEWIYEA
- a CDS encoding uncharacterized protein (EggNog:ENOG410PH5R~COG:E~BUSCO:2269at33183); the encoded protein is MEKISNKIAALPEDADYFSLEFFPPKTQMGSANLQARLERMSQALRPLFVTVTWGAGGTTATKSLELAEICQRQLGLTTCLHLTCTNMNRTLIDSALDEAKALGIRNILALRGDPPRSDEYNLDGEDDSNKEFTYAVDLVRYIRKKHSDYFCIGVAAYPEGHSDESHPGVQDPVRDLPYLVEKTKAGADFIMTQLTYDLEAYKRFESMLRNHESGVFKTIPIIPGVMPIQSYPRLTRITKLSHVRVPPEMLSRIEACKKDDEAVKKVGVDILSELVEGIKTIPGTGPRGLHFYTLNLEKSVSFILERCNLIPPSSEASSDTDSDSVFASGNLQNGLGTAADKPPLISRRRASSLNSQPHNRVIVDRADISSQSSITHEASAQGAGMPALNPPHRNTALQISEGMGALGREATWDDFPNGRWGDARSPAFGEIDGYGPSLHVTANVARRLWGYPTTREDINNIFRQHVSGGLHAVPWSEGGAAEETGGLSPETITIRPYLLSLIEKRGWWTLASQPAVSGVRSDHPIFGWGPPGEGFVFQKAFVEFFCSKDDYRSHLKPLLQRYGHDEFAWFATNAAGDFESSTSSSIPVPTGPVDAVFDDMDSFPSSNSGGVNAVTWGVFRGKEIITPTIIEEVSFRAWGEEAFRIWDEWRRIFPRGSPTEKLLNRVKEDTWLVCVIGQRFGAGGDPGKDVMEEGKLLWKVLAGENVSLQS